One Lacipirellulaceae bacterium DNA window includes the following coding sequences:
- the cutA gene encoding divalent-cation tolerance protein CutA has protein sequence MTEFLQVMITAGTRAEAESIARVLVEKRLAACVQVSGPITSVYRWQEKIEQSEEWKLTAKTSPARFKELAAQTSELHSCDCPEIVATAISDGSKAYFEWLAEQL, from the coding sequence ATGACCGAATTCTTACAGGTAATGATCACTGCCGGAACCCGTGCCGAAGCGGAAAGCATCGCTCGTGTGCTTGTCGAAAAACGCTTAGCCGCGTGTGTGCAAGTTTCCGGACCGATTACCAGTGTCTACCGCTGGCAAGAGAAGATCGAGCAGAGCGAAGAGTGGAAGCTCACTGCGAAGACTTCACCGGCGCGATTTAAAGAACTCGCTGCGCAAACCAGCGAACTTCACTCTTGCGATTGCCCAGAGATCGTTGCCACGGCGATTTCCGATGGGAGTAAAGCTTATTTCGAGTGGTTGGCCGAGCAGTTGTAG
- a CDS encoding sulfotransferase, with product MHPEFVVIGAQKAGSTYVLRCLEEHPEIFMPPYEVAFFEGELYSPERMDAFESHFQAAQAGQLVGFKRPNLLGLPECPERLAKHLPEAKLIAVLRNPVARAVSAYFHYMKTGFLPIVPLEVGMPKILDGQYTEYPRASEVLTFGLYGEHLANYLKFFPEEQLRVVTLENIKQAGQQTIEELYDFLGVERSFQPSSGGSRPMAASYSLTRLRLWNGIDRLLRKAKHGGKFFERRKDPLSRIANRMNVALDRLCWARLFGQSAPKLSEQLHNRLIQYYREDVRRLRQLELGRNIPWNDFAGCDS from the coding sequence ATGCATCCAGAGTTCGTCGTCATCGGTGCCCAGAAAGCAGGCTCAACCTACGTGTTGCGGTGTCTTGAAGAGCACCCCGAGATCTTCATGCCGCCGTATGAAGTCGCCTTTTTCGAGGGCGAGCTCTATTCGCCTGAGCGAATGGATGCCTTCGAGAGTCATTTTCAAGCAGCGCAAGCTGGGCAACTGGTCGGTTTCAAGCGGCCCAACCTACTTGGGCTCCCCGAATGTCCTGAACGCCTCGCAAAGCATTTGCCCGAGGCGAAATTGATCGCCGTGTTGCGGAACCCCGTAGCGCGAGCGGTCTCAGCTTACTTCCATTACATGAAGACCGGCTTCCTTCCTATCGTGCCTCTTGAGGTCGGAATGCCTAAAATACTAGACGGCCAATACACCGAGTACCCGCGAGCGTCAGAGGTCCTCACGTTTGGTCTCTATGGCGAGCACCTGGCGAATTACCTCAAGTTTTTCCCTGAGGAACAATTAAGAGTCGTCACTTTGGAAAACATCAAGCAGGCGGGGCAGCAGACCATCGAGGAGCTGTACGACTTCCTCGGAGTCGAGCGTTCGTTCCAGCCAAGCTCTGGAGGGAGTCGCCCTATGGCGGCAAGCTATTCGCTGACGCGACTTCGCCTTTGGAACGGAATCGACCGCCTTTTGAGAAAAGCCAAGCACGGCGGAAAGTTCTTCGAGCGCCGCAAAGACCCGCTTTCGAGAATCGCGAATCGCATGAACGTTGCCTTAGATCGCTTGTGCTGGGCTCGGCTCTTCGGCCAGTCAGCCCCCAAACTATCTGAGCAACTTCACAACCGACTCATTCAGTATTACCGGGAAGATGTTCGTCGACTGAGACAGCTTGAGCTTGGACGAAACATCCCGTGGAACGACTTTGCCGGATGTGACAGCTAG
- a CDS encoding glycosyltransferase family 4 protein → MTTESENDDQCPSETIRVVIQQPSLAKYRVPVFRELAAREGIEFDLLYGDLDGIPNVDAQGFRSELVPLGQHRFLGTELLWHTAQGRAVSKRNADVAVLVWNARYLSLIPTLLKAKLTGVKTILWGHGYSKAESTPRRLIRQSIAKLSDALLFYNQPAADQYLAEGFSENRVYVACNSLDQAPVQAARQHWLDRPDELEAFKHENELNEGPTVLYVSRFETGNRVDLLIEAAAKLRNKHPHLNVILIGKENDEQLRLKALAEELGVTQNVRFLGAIYEEEQLAAWFLSADVFCYPANIGLSLLHAFGYGLPVVTGSHIASHNPEIAALRDGKNGALFPHGDSDALASTLERFLSDSEYRNKLGSNAWQTATEEFTLGNMIDGFEAAIRYCYSKNR, encoded by the coding sequence ATGACCACGGAGAGTGAAAACGACGATCAGTGCCCTAGCGAAACGATCCGTGTAGTTATTCAACAGCCTTCGCTCGCGAAGTATCGCGTCCCCGTGTTCCGAGAACTTGCCGCTCGGGAGGGGATCGAGTTCGACCTCCTATACGGTGACTTGGACGGCATCCCGAACGTGGATGCTCAGGGTTTTCGCTCCGAGCTTGTCCCGCTTGGTCAGCATCGGTTTCTTGGCACCGAACTCCTCTGGCACACCGCCCAGGGGCGAGCCGTCAGCAAACGCAACGCGGATGTCGCCGTTCTTGTCTGGAATGCTCGATACCTCAGCCTAATCCCCACGCTGCTGAAAGCAAAACTCACGGGCGTCAAGACGATCCTCTGGGGGCACGGATACTCCAAAGCCGAATCAACGCCGCGAAGGCTCATCCGCCAGAGCATCGCCAAGTTGAGCGATGCGTTGCTATTCTACAATCAGCCAGCGGCCGATCAGTATCTGGCGGAGGGCTTTTCTGAGAATCGCGTTTATGTGGCATGCAACAGCCTTGACCAGGCACCCGTCCAAGCCGCTCGTCAGCACTGGTTAGACCGACCGGACGAACTGGAAGCGTTTAAGCACGAGAACGAACTTAACGAAGGCCCCACTGTTCTGTACGTTTCACGTTTCGAAACGGGCAACCGGGTCGACCTGTTGATCGAGGCAGCGGCGAAACTGAGAAACAAGCACCCGCATCTCAACGTGATTCTGATTGGCAAAGAGAATGACGAACAGCTCCGCCTGAAAGCACTCGCAGAGGAACTCGGTGTCACCCAAAACGTTCGCTTCCTAGGCGCAATCTACGAGGAGGAGCAACTGGCAGCCTGGTTTCTTTCCGCTGACGTCTTCTGCTACCCGGCGAATATCGGCCTGAGTCTCCTGCATGCCTTCGGATATGGTTTACCTGTGGTCACCGGCAGCCATATTGCCAGCCACAACCCTGAGATTGCCGCATTGCGTGACGGCAAGAACGGGGCACTTTTCCCGCACGGTGATAGCGACGCACTAGCGTCCACGTTGGAGCGTTTTCTCTCCGACTCCGAGTATCGCAATAAGTTAGGGAGCAACGCCTGGCAAACGGCGACCGAGGAATTTACGCTCGGCAACATGATCGATGGTTTCGAGGCTGCCATCCGCTATTGCTATTCGAAAAATCGCTGA
- a CDS encoding sulfotransferase has translation MTDDELLRQPIVVVGAPRSGTTRLGQLISAHSTVCEVEEPRLTWRYGNDKKSDALRPEDARPEVIAHIRQRFAQQVRQAGKTRLLEKTPSNSVRIAFVLKVLPDARVIHITRNGIDSSLSIRAFWQNTSHGTQQMMPGKWKSRLSEVKLRQVPYYSMELLRRMAPKPLSKAVGQNLWGPRIPGLRSMVKELDLLEVAALQWRSCAEAARSDGLRLAAENYHELKLEELDLTAFEEILRFANLDPEPAVLENFQSIINPKLATGRRSSATEQDLTVLRKWIEPTMLWLGYQWPCDSKEHSDQP, from the coding sequence ATGACTGACGACGAATTGTTGCGGCAGCCCATTGTCGTCGTCGGAGCTCCGCGATCCGGCACGACACGTCTCGGCCAGTTGATCAGTGCGCACTCGACCGTTTGCGAAGTCGAAGAGCCTAGACTCACATGGCGCTATGGCAACGACAAGAAGTCAGACGCCCTCCGCCCCGAAGACGCCCGGCCCGAAGTCATTGCCCACATCCGCCAGCGTTTCGCTCAGCAAGTCCGCCAAGCCGGCAAGACGCGGCTTTTGGAAAAAACGCCGAGCAACTCGGTCAGGATCGCATTCGTCTTGAAAGTCTTACCGGACGCTAGAGTGATTCACATCACCCGGAACGGCATCGACTCTTCCCTTTCGATCCGCGCCTTTTGGCAGAATACAAGCCACGGCACACAGCAGATGATGCCCGGCAAATGGAAGTCACGGCTCAGCGAAGTGAAGCTCCGTCAGGTTCCTTATTACAGCATGGAACTTCTGCGTCGTATGGCTCCGAAGCCTTTAAGCAAAGCGGTCGGACAGAATCTTTGGGGGCCTCGCATTCCAGGCTTGAGAAGCATGGTCAAAGAGCTCGACCTTCTTGAAGTCGCCGCGTTGCAATGGCGCAGCTGTGCAGAAGCGGCCCGTAGCGACGGCCTGCGACTAGCTGCGGAGAATTACCATGAGCTGAAGCTGGAAGAACTCGATCTGACCGCCTTTGAAGAGATTCTTCGCTTCGCAAACCTCGACCCAGAGCCTGCCGTACTCGAAAACTTCCAAAGCATCATCAACCCCAAACTCGCGACTGGCCGACGATCCTCAGCGACCGAGCAGGACCTAACCGTTCTCCGCAAGTGGATCGAACCTACGATGCTGTGGCTCGGATACCAATGGCCCTGTGACTCGAAGGAGCACTCGGACCAGCCATGA
- a CDS encoding glycosyltransferase, with translation MHIVHYFPAMVEEDGGVVRAILDGVTALADAGQSVTLLTHDALDCPPEWKEADSNENGPRVVQLGSLLPGSKRMRAADLRTLSRHLQDSDVVHLHTPWVPSNHQVGGLCQRMATPYVITLHGMLDDWCIEQKRWKKKLYLALGGRRLLEEAAFVHCTAQEEQRQSSQHAPGARWKVVPCLVDLPAYANLPGPELAREHFPELASVGINLLFLSRLHVKKGIERLLEAVASLRNSNPNLKLWIAGPGEEDYVAMLKNKAQELGLQDCSNFLGMVRGDLKLSLYEAADLFVLPTSQENFGLVSVEAMLCGTPVLTTYGVDIWEDLQNGGATIVENTSKAVAKGIADLVADPEELATRGQQGRQHVHDWLAPDHVTGQMVEMYEEAVGRALAAGASQ, from the coding sequence GTGCATATCGTCCATTATTTTCCCGCGATGGTTGAGGAAGATGGTGGTGTCGTGCGCGCGATCCTAGATGGCGTCACGGCGCTGGCTGATGCAGGGCAATCGGTGACGCTTCTCACACACGATGCGCTCGACTGCCCACCCGAGTGGAAAGAAGCCGATTCGAACGAGAACGGCCCTCGCGTCGTGCAGCTTGGGTCGTTGCTACCTGGCAGCAAACGCATGCGTGCGGCAGATTTACGCACTCTGTCCAGGCACCTCCAAGACAGCGATGTCGTCCACCTGCATACGCCCTGGGTCCCCAGCAATCATCAGGTCGGGGGGCTTTGTCAACGCATGGCGACCCCCTACGTGATCACCCTGCATGGCATGCTCGACGACTGGTGCATCGAACAGAAACGCTGGAAGAAAAAACTCTACCTTGCACTCGGCGGACGACGATTGCTCGAGGAGGCTGCCTTCGTCCATTGCACGGCACAAGAGGAACAGCGTCAGTCCAGCCAACATGCCCCCGGCGCACGTTGGAAAGTGGTTCCCTGTTTGGTTGATCTTCCGGCCTACGCAAACTTGCCCGGGCCCGAACTGGCGCGAGAACACTTCCCGGAATTGGCGTCCGTGGGAATCAATCTATTGTTCTTGAGTCGGCTGCACGTGAAGAAGGGGATCGAACGCTTGCTCGAAGCGGTCGCCTCCTTGAGGAACTCAAATCCCAATCTCAAACTTTGGATCGCTGGTCCTGGCGAAGAAGACTATGTCGCCATGCTCAAGAACAAGGCCCAAGAGCTGGGCCTGCAAGACTGCTCAAACTTCTTAGGCATGGTCCGTGGCGATTTGAAGCTGTCGCTCTACGAGGCGGCGGACCTGTTCGTCCTACCAACTAGCCAGGAGAACTTCGGACTCGTCTCGGTCGAAGCCATGCTTTGCGGGACACCAGTACTCACGACCTACGGAGTCGACATTTGGGAAGATCTGCAAAACGGCGGCGCGACGATTGTCGAGAACACTTCAAAAGCGGTGGCCAAAGGAATCGCCGATCTTGTTGCCGACCCTGAAGAGCTTGCCACGCGAGGTCAGCAGGGTCGGCAGCACGTGCATGATTGGCTCGCTCCCGATCACGTGACGGGACAAATGGTCGAAATGTATGAAGAAGCGGTCGGCAGAGCACTGGCTGCGGGAGCTTCGCAATGA
- a CDS encoding MraY family glycosyltransferase: MKQLLAIACAGVIVSYFMTMLVRWAARKSGFVDRPDGHHKYHEGDVALGGGLAVFLSVIVTLAGAFFFLPEIRQYISPTMGSLALAGAWMVMLGLYDDRYGMPGKYKLLGQILGVLILITSGLVIPEFVAFGWRVKLGVLAIPFTMFWLLGAINSLNLLDGIDGLASTIGIILCIAIATMATTVSNPIRMDVALIAAAVAAGLIGFLKYNFPPASMFLGDAGSMLIGLVVGTLSIEGAMKGTATVAMAAPIALWALPMFDSMAAIVRRKMTGRSIYATDRGHLHHRLMNKFGTNTRVLAVVAVCCAVTCIGALLSMLMHSDLLALAGVGIVVCILILTQAFGHVEFLMLASRAKSLSYNLLKPVRQNSARSEAFRLQGTREWNLLWQSVTEFAEKMQLVEARLDINLAAVQEGYHATWRRPTDTERREQWRTELPLISGGHAVGKLTVIGERKEGSTYCETIERLAEMLEPLEAEIIQLLESHKQEALHPEEPALEETNGEGHALAKTAAESV; this comes from the coding sequence ATGAAGCAACTACTCGCCATTGCCTGTGCTGGAGTCATTGTCAGCTACTTCATGACAATGCTGGTTCGCTGGGCAGCGAGGAAATCAGGGTTCGTCGATCGGCCGGATGGCCATCACAAGTACCACGAGGGAGACGTCGCCCTGGGTGGCGGTCTCGCAGTTTTTCTGTCCGTGATCGTTACGCTCGCGGGAGCCTTTTTCTTTCTGCCTGAGATTCGCCAGTACATTTCGCCCACGATGGGTTCACTGGCACTCGCCGGTGCTTGGATGGTGATGCTAGGTCTCTATGACGACCGCTACGGCATGCCCGGCAAGTACAAACTGCTTGGGCAGATTCTAGGCGTGCTGATCCTGATCACCTCGGGATTGGTCATCCCCGAGTTCGTTGCCTTCGGCTGGCGTGTGAAGCTCGGTGTTCTTGCCATTCCGTTCACGATGTTCTGGCTGCTGGGAGCGATTAACTCACTCAACCTGCTTGATGGAATCGACGGCCTTGCTTCGACCATTGGTATCATCCTGTGCATCGCCATCGCGACGATGGCCACGACCGTCTCGAACCCCATCCGCATGGATGTCGCGCTAATAGCCGCCGCTGTTGCCGCCGGTCTCATTGGTTTCTTGAAATACAATTTCCCGCCTGCCTCGATGTTCCTTGGCGACGCGGGGAGCATGCTAATTGGCTTGGTCGTTGGTACGCTGTCGATTGAAGGGGCGATGAAAGGGACCGCCACCGTCGCCATGGCCGCGCCGATTGCCTTGTGGGCACTACCGATGTTCGACTCAATGGCTGCCATCGTGCGTCGCAAAATGACGGGAAGAAGCATCTACGCCACCGACCGCGGCCATTTGCATCACCGTCTGATGAACAAGTTCGGCACGAACACACGCGTCCTCGCTGTGGTTGCCGTCTGCTGTGCCGTCACATGCATTGGTGCCTTGTTGAGCATGCTGATGCACAGCGATCTGCTTGCCCTCGCTGGTGTTGGAATTGTGGTTTGCATCCTGATTCTCACCCAAGCATTCGGCCACGTTGAGTTTCTCATGCTTGCCAGTCGCGCCAAGTCACTCAGTTACAACCTGCTTAAGCCAGTTCGCCAAAACAGTGCCCGTAGCGAGGCATTCCGTCTACAGGGCACTCGAGAGTGGAATTTGCTTTGGCAATCGGTCACCGAGTTCGCCGAAAAAATGCAACTGGTCGAGGCGCGTCTCGACATCAACCTAGCCGCCGTGCAAGAAGGCTATCACGCCACCTGGCGTCGTCCCACGGACACGGAACGCCGCGAGCAATGGCGGACCGAACTACCGTTGATCTCCGGGGGCCATGCCGTCGGCAAGTTGACAGTCATTGGCGAGCGGAAAGAAGGTTCGACCTACTGCGAGACCATCGAACGCCTCGCCGAGATGCTCGAGCCGCTCGAAGCGGAGATCATCCAACTCCTCGAAAGCCACAAGCAAGAAGCCCTTCATCCCGAAGAGCCAGCTCTCGAGGAAACCAACGGCGAAGGACACGCCTTAGCCAAGACCGCGGCCGAATCCGTGTGA
- the wecB gene encoding UDP-N-acetylglucosamine 2-epimerase (non-hydrolyzing): MHRVAVFIGTRPEAIKMAPVVAALKADDQLEPVVINAGQHREMIRQVIDLFGIQVDKDLDVMVKDQTLAGLTSRLVSRIDEALAELTPDFVLVQGDTTTVLCAALASFYRKIPIGHVEAGLRTGNLHSPFPEEANRRLVSPLADLHFAPTTTSRDALLAEKISEERITVTGNTVIDALLMEVERQQQPEVAPQLQAELAELVGEEIADREMILITGHRRENLGEGFLQICDAIRQLAELRPEALFVYPVHLNPRVKDVVHKKLGNLKNVRLIAPQPYTQFVALARASRLILTDSGGVQEEAPSLGKPVLVMRDTTERPEGVAAGAVKLVGPNTERIVSEAMTLLTDDQAYQRMAQTANPYGDGNAAERIVEGVRAFLMSDSV; encoded by the coding sequence ATGCATCGCGTTGCTGTCTTCATTGGAACCCGCCCCGAAGCCATCAAGATGGCCCCGGTTGTCGCAGCGTTGAAAGCCGACGACCAGCTCGAACCAGTCGTCATCAACGCGGGGCAACACCGCGAAATGATCCGCCAGGTAATCGACCTGTTCGGCATTCAAGTCGATAAGGACTTGGACGTGATGGTGAAGGACCAAACCCTCGCGGGGCTTACCTCGCGGCTGGTGAGTCGCATCGACGAGGCACTCGCTGAACTGACGCCTGACTTTGTTCTCGTCCAAGGCGATACGACGACCGTCCTTTGTGCAGCACTGGCGAGCTTCTATCGCAAAATACCCATCGGACACGTCGAGGCCGGCTTGCGGACGGGAAACCTCCACTCGCCGTTTCCCGAAGAAGCGAACCGCCGTTTGGTAAGCCCGCTCGCCGACCTGCACTTCGCGCCGACGACGACTTCGCGCGATGCGCTCTTAGCGGAGAAGATTTCCGAGGAGCGAATCACCGTGACCGGTAACACGGTGATCGACGCACTGCTTATGGAAGTCGAAAGGCAGCAACAGCCTGAGGTTGCTCCCCAGCTTCAAGCCGAGCTTGCCGAACTCGTTGGTGAAGAAATCGCTGACCGCGAGATGATCCTGATCACCGGCCACCGCCGTGAGAACCTCGGCGAAGGGTTCCTGCAAATCTGTGATGCCATTCGCCAACTTGCGGAGCTTCGCCCTGAAGCTTTGTTCGTGTACCCGGTTCATTTGAATCCCCGCGTGAAAGACGTGGTGCACAAGAAGCTAGGTAACCTCAAGAATGTTCGGTTGATCGCTCCGCAACCCTACACGCAGTTCGTTGCACTCGCTCGCGCTAGCCGTCTTATCCTGACTGACTCGGGCGGAGTGCAGGAAGAAGCGCCCAGCCTCGGCAAACCGGTCCTGGTGATGCGAGACACAACCGAACGCCCCGAAGGCGTCGCTGCCGGGGCCGTCAAACTGGTGGGGCCGAACACCGAGCGTATCGTCAGCGAGGCCATGACGCTGCTCACCGATGATCAGGCCTACCAGCGCATGGCCCAAACCGCCAACCCTTACGGCGATGGAAATGCCGCAGAACGCATCGTCGAGGGTGTTCGCGCGTTTCTGATGTCAGATAGCGTGTAG
- a CDS encoding glycosyltransferase family 9 protein — protein MSSSSPRILIVRLTAVGDVIHGMPVACALRDAFPNATLGWVVEGGGGDLLEGHPAIDHLIRVPRRWWKSLRTIRTAGKQLRALEFDTTVDLQCLTKSAVLAKFSGARRRLGAGGKSAREISGWLNNELTVVKADHVVDLYLGILKPLGITQPEVRFDMPEREVDGQFADSVLQELSLPAKQYVVLNPGAGWNSKLWPAERYGEIAKRLFERFGVRSLAVWGGQEELAMAETIVRTSDRAAMLAPSTSLRELSALLRRARLFIGSDTGPMHLAVAVDTPAVSLHGTSRAEWCGAYGASNRRVQAYYQEGSAKERRSAENTAMRAITVEDVFVAASELLEADELRRCG, from the coding sequence ATGTCGTCGAGTTCCCCAAGAATCCTCATCGTTCGCCTAACCGCTGTCGGCGACGTGATTCACGGCATGCCGGTGGCGTGTGCTCTGCGCGATGCCTTTCCAAACGCAACTCTTGGCTGGGTTGTTGAGGGTGGTGGCGGCGATTTACTCGAAGGGCATCCGGCGATTGATCATCTGATTCGCGTGCCGCGGCGGTGGTGGAAGTCGCTGCGGACGATACGCACCGCTGGCAAGCAGCTTCGGGCGCTTGAGTTTGACACCACCGTCGACCTCCAATGCCTGACCAAGAGCGCCGTGCTAGCAAAGTTCAGCGGTGCCCGCAGGCGGCTCGGGGCCGGGGGAAAGTCGGCCCGTGAAATCAGTGGCTGGTTAAACAATGAGCTGACGGTCGTGAAAGCGGATCACGTTGTGGACCTTTACCTGGGGATACTCAAGCCGTTAGGAATTACCCAACCAGAGGTCCGCTTCGACATGCCTGAGCGGGAAGTCGATGGGCAGTTCGCTGATAGCGTCCTGCAAGAATTGAGTCTTCCCGCCAAACAGTATGTCGTCCTGAATCCTGGAGCGGGGTGGAACTCGAAGCTCTGGCCAGCGGAGCGCTACGGCGAAATTGCGAAGCGACTGTTTGAGCGGTTTGGAGTACGTTCGCTGGCGGTATGGGGAGGGCAGGAAGAGCTGGCGATGGCGGAGACGATTGTTCGCACGAGCGACCGTGCGGCAATGCTCGCCCCGAGCACATCACTGCGTGAGCTTTCTGCTCTTCTACGGCGGGCGAGACTATTCATTGGCAGTGACACAGGTCCGATGCACTTGGCAGTCGCGGTCGATACGCCGGCCGTGAGTTTGCATGGCACCAGCCGTGCCGAGTGGTGCGGGGCCTACGGAGCTTCAAATCGTCGCGTGCAGGCTTACTACCAGGAAGGCTCGGCCAAAGAGCGGCGGAGTGCTGAGAACACCGCGATGCGTGCGATCACTGTCGAGGACGTTTTCGTCGCGGCGTCGGAATTGCTTGAAGCGGACGAGTTGCGGCGGTGTGGGTGA
- a CDS encoding glycosyltransferase family 4 protein: MPSTLKTSNNKRLFANAQKVKTRRILQVITPSHMSGAEMQLVRLTKRMTARGHVMPVLVKSGSPAIPEMQHLGMDVDVARIGGKVNVAAPALIARAAKRHHVQVVQSTLSSASWWCGWMETLGGPKSIGHVQGFTSAKWHSKQTHLLCVSNAIKQHMVDQGIDPAKITVLYNALEQDEFVPTRDPLEVRKEFGADAETPVIGTFGHLSIKKGYRELFEAIPRILNLFPTTQFWVMGTGKLREELETKARDEGFLENVRFNGFRRDTADLMNAIDVMALPSHREPCALVYIEAALSARPIVGCQAGGAPESIANGETGLLVPVGDGPAVAEAILTLLDNREFASKMGEAGRERARDVFSWHRFTSTLEGVYDRVLG; the protein is encoded by the coding sequence ATGCCCTCCACGCTCAAGACATCCAACAACAAGCGTCTTTTCGCCAACGCGCAGAAGGTCAAGACGCGGCGCATCCTGCAAGTCATCACCCCGTCGCACATGTCGGGAGCGGAGATGCAACTGGTGCGTCTCACTAAACGAATGACCGCTCGCGGCCACGTGATGCCGGTCCTCGTGAAGAGCGGCTCGCCTGCCATCCCTGAGATGCAACACTTAGGAATGGATGTCGACGTGGCACGCATTGGCGGCAAAGTGAACGTCGCGGCACCCGCGCTGATCGCCCGGGCCGCCAAGCGTCATCACGTGCAGGTCGTCCAATCGACGCTGTCCTCTGCCAGCTGGTGGTGCGGCTGGATGGAAACCTTGGGAGGGCCGAAGTCGATCGGTCACGTCCAAGGCTTCACCTCGGCCAAATGGCACTCCAAGCAGACCCATTTGCTGTGCGTCTCCAATGCGATCAAACAACACATGGTCGACCAAGGCATCGACCCAGCAAAGATTACCGTCCTCTATAACGCACTGGAGCAAGACGAGTTCGTCCCCACACGCGATCCACTCGAAGTGCGGAAGGAATTCGGAGCCGACGCCGAGACCCCGGTGATCGGCACGTTCGGCCATCTTTCCATCAAGAAAGGTTACCGCGAACTTTTCGAAGCGATCCCACGAATCCTCAACCTCTTCCCCACAACACAGTTCTGGGTCATGGGCACTGGGAAGCTTCGCGAAGAACTAGAGACAAAAGCTCGTGACGAAGGCTTTCTCGAAAATGTTCGCTTCAACGGCTTCCGTCGTGACACGGCAGACCTGATGAACGCGATCGATGTGATGGCTCTGCCCTCACATCGCGAGCCGTGTGCGTTGGTCTACATCGAAGCGGCGCTCAGCGCTCGCCCCATCGTAGGCTGCCAAGCAGGTGGAGCGCCCGAATCGATTGCCAACGGCGAGACCGGCTTGCTGGTCCCCGTCGGTGATGGACCGGCAGTGGCCGAAGCGATTCTCACGCTACTCGACAATCGCGAGTTCGCAAGCAAGATGGGTGAAGCTGGTCGCGAAAGAGCACGCGACGTGTTCTCCTGGCACCGATTCACGTCAACGCTTGAAGGCGTCTACGATCGTGTGTTGGGATAG
- a CDS encoding DUF4254 domain-containing protein, translated as MSSQILSGAPFPKDSIAFVASVNRLHRDTVAGWHERDPDNPYVGLMATICQQHQFNFLLWHEEDIARSKDVSDARIAMVKRAIDGYNQNRNDWIERVDEAIIDALGESGVTPKADARLNTETPGSAIDRLSIMSLRVYHLEEQLDRDDVDQAHCDKVNERLDRCRLQQADLSNSLAELLGDLFSGEKLLKVYRQMKMYNDATLNPYLYKKAA; from the coding sequence ATGTCTTCCCAAATCCTCTCGGGTGCTCCCTTTCCTAAAGACTCCATCGCTTTTGTGGCGTCGGTCAATCGCCTCCATCGCGACACCGTCGCTGGCTGGCATGAGCGTGATCCGGACAATCCTTACGTGGGCCTAATGGCTACCATCTGCCAACAACACCAATTCAATTTCCTGTTGTGGCACGAGGAAGATATCGCACGCAGCAAAGACGTTAGCGACGCGCGAATCGCGATGGTGAAGCGCGCCATCGATGGTTACAACCAAAACCGCAACGACTGGATCGAACGTGTTGACGAAGCGATCATCGACGCGCTTGGCGAGTCTGGCGTGACCCCCAAGGCGGATGCGCGACTCAACACGGAAACACCCGGCAGCGCGATCGACCGGCTCTCGATCATGTCGCTGCGGGTTTATCACTTGGAAGAACAGCTCGATCGCGACGATGTAGACCAAGCCCACTGCGACAAGGTCAACGAACGTCTCGACCGCTGCCGTTTGCAACAGGCGGACCTCTCCAACTCACTTGCTGAACTTCTCGGCGACCTCTTCTCGGGCGAGAAACTACTGAAAGTCTATCGCCAGATGAAAATGTACAACGACGCAACGCTGAATCCTTATCTCTACAAGAAGGCTGCTTAG